From a region of the Triticum aestivum cultivar Chinese Spring chromosome 7D, IWGSC CS RefSeq v2.1, whole genome shotgun sequence genome:
- the LOC123167445 gene encoding G-type lectin S-receptor-like serine/threonine-protein kinase At2g19130 — protein MHLIYFTLLLFLCTQTNYAATDTIFAGQALSVNDKLVSNNGRYALGFFNTSSSKPSRDTTNWYLGIWFNTVPKFTSAWVPNRDRPIKNTTSLELTISHDGNLVILNQSTKSIIWSTQANITRNSTTAMLLSRGNLILTDSSNSSEILWESFDHPTDTLFPGAKLGWDKLTGLNRRLVSWKNLNDPATGVYCDRLDPSGANQFLLTPMNSSIPYWSTGVWNGKYFASIPEMSGNNPPFTSNFVHNDQEKYMTLTVVDESMVTRNVLDVSGRSKQFVWSEGSQDWTMVYAQPKLQCDVYAICGPFTICYDNAVPYCSCMEGFTITSPKYWQLEDTTGGCSRNTQLDCISNKSTTHTTDKFYSVPCVKLPQNAPKVEAVTSVSECAQVCLSNCSCTAYSFNNERCSIWHNELLNIRALQCSGTASSTGETLYLRVSAKDFHISKNNRKGIVIGVATGAGVSALGLFALLLVRIWRNIRKGSSRILDGVQGCNRIIAFKYTDLQHATRKFTDKLGAGSFGSVFKGFLNDSTAIAVKRLDGAYQGEKQFRAEVSSIGAVQHINLVKLVGFCCEGSKRLLIYEHMPNRSLDVHLFRNNSTMLNWNVRYQIALGVARGLAYLHESCRDCIIHCDIKPENILLDASFVPKVADFGMAKLLGREFTRVLTTMRGTAGYFAPEWIFGVAITPKIDVYSYGMVLLEIISGKRNSCAPCTSGGNLDVYFPVYAAHKLLEGEVRSLVDEMLHDVVNLDQVELACKVACWCIQDDEFDRPTTNDGRGSSDSGRAN, from the coding sequence ATGCATCTCATATATTTCACCTTGCTCCTCTTCCTGTGCACCCAAACAAATTATGCCGCGACGGACACCATCTTTGCCGGCCAAGCACTTTCTGTCAACGACAAGCTCGTCTCCAACAATGGCAGGTACGCGCTTGGCTTCTTCAACACAAGCAGCAGCAAACCATCACGAGACACCACCAACTGGTACCTTGGCATATGGTTCAATACAGTCCCCAAATTTACTTCTGCATGGGTCCCAAATAGGGATAGGCCAATCAAGAACACCACCTCACTGGAGCTCACAATCTCCCACGATGGCAACCTTGTCATCTTAAACCAGTCCACGAAGTCCATAATCTGGAGTACACAAGCAAACATCACAAGAAATAGCACCACTGCTATGCTCTTGAGTAGAGGAAATCTCATCCTAACAGATTCTTCAAACTCATCAGAGATTTTGTGGGAGAGCTTTGATCACCCTACAGACACACTTTTCCCTGGGGCGAAGCTTGGATGGGACAAGCTCACTGGCCTAAACCGTCGTCTAGTTTCTTGGAAGAACTTGAACGACCCAGCTACCGGTGTGTACTGTGATAGGTTAGACCCAAGTGGCGCCAATCAGTTCTTGCTTACACCAATGAACTCCTCCATACCATATTGGTCGACTGGTGTATGGAATGGCAAATACTTTGCCTCAATACCAGAGATGTCAGGCAACAACCCACCTTTtacttcaaattttgttcacaatgaCCAAGAGAAGTACATGACACTTACTGTAGTCGATGAATCAATGGTTACTCGTAATGTACTGGATGTCTCAGGTCGATCAAAACAGTTCGTTTGGTCGGAGGGTTCACAGGATTGGACAATGGTCTATGCCCAACCGAAACTTCAGTGTGATGTCTATGCAATCTGTGGACCATTCACAATTTGCTATGATAATGCAGTTCCATATTGCAGTTGCATGGAGGGCTTCACCATAACATCCCCCAAGTATTGGCAGCTAGAAGATACAACCGGTGGCTGCTCGAGAAATACTCAGTTAGACTGCATTAGCAATAAAAGCACAACTCATACCACAGACAAGTTCTACTCTGTGCCATGTGTTAAGTTGCCTCAGAATGCCCCAAAAGTAGAAGCTGTTACAAGCGTGAGTGAGTGCGCACAAGTTTGCCTGAGTAACTGCTCTTGCACCGCATATTCCTTCAATAATGAAAGATGTTCTATCTGGCATAATGAACTCCTCAACATAAGAGCACTACAATGTAGTGGCACTGCCAGTTCAACTGGAGAAACTCTTTACCTTCGTGTTTCTGCTAAAGATTTCCACATATCGAAAAACAACAGAAAGGGAATTGTTATTGGAGTTGCAACGGGTGCAGGCGTTTCTGCTCTGGGTTTATTTGCACTTCTCCTGGTAAGGATTTGGAGAAACATAAGGAAGGGCTCTAGCCGTATACTGGATGGTGTTCAAGGCTGTAACAGAATCATTGCATTTAAATACACTGATTTACAGCATGCCACAAGAAAATTCACAGATAAGTTAGGGGCAGGCAGTTTTGGTTCTGTATTCAAGGGGTTTTTAAATGACTCAACTGCCATAGCCGTGAAAAGGCTTGACGGTGCTTATCAAGGAGAGAAGCAATTTAGAGCTGAAGTGAGCTCGATTGGAGCTGTCCAGCACATCAATTTAGTTAAGCTTGTTGGTTTTTGTTGTGAGGGTTCTAAGAGGTTGCTTATTTACGAGCACATGCCAAATCGCTCACTTGATGTGCATCTATTTAGAAACAACTCTACAATGTTGAATTGGAATGTTAGGTACCAGATAGCCCTAGGAGTTGCGAGAGGGTTAGCTTACTTGCATGAGAGCTGTCGAGACTGCATCATACACTGTGATATCAAGCCAGAAAACATACTTCTTGATGCTTCATTCGTTCCAAAAGTTGCAGACTTTGGGATGGCAAAGCTCTTAGGAAGGGAGTTTACCCGAGTCTTGACTACAATGAGAGGAACTGCAGGGTACTTTGCACCTGAATGGATTTTTGGGGTTGCTATTACACCAAAAATCGATGTTTATAGCTACGGTATGGTGCTGCTGGAAATTATATCTGGAAAGAGAAACTCATGCGCACCATGTACTAGCGGTGGCAACCTTGATGTTTATTTCCCTGTGTATGCTGCACATAAGCTTCTTGAAGGAGAAGTCAGGAGTTTGGTAGATGAAATGTTACATGATGTTGTCAATCTGGACCAGGTTGAACTGGCTTGCAAGGTTGC